One genomic region from Metallosphaera tengchongensis encodes:
- a CDS encoding ATP-binding protein has translation MNSRLPPLILISVGVALLLFQIYHLPLVLLVLPILLSIVAVLSQYFLGRNNIISDTVNKHQIFEIKSNNRTFTGAVLKISGRIEVDKNNVGFQKELENLMETIGRRDVGFEYYVITNLSKKKASSALVIIKECSSCEDDILNEVRDLQDISKAVSPHLHLEISPTSEKSIPVPTSWGNLGYAKVYHKIIDSPTNLSLSNDYDIELGEMKTDLTYVKTGIKLADLTRHIGIFGSTGSGKSTTASILIKRLYERGYKSIVLDWHGEYIDKLKFLNIRNQDNIFKINPLRLGNIEDIVEILGDVLNLTDPQKFLLYTVLIRIRKVGKFDLKTLIRILRSVDETSNWMREVKYGLLRKIYLLFVGDAKKIFDNQIEKMDPNELLNSVIDLSFISNLRLRRIYSMFIIKIISDYYIRNKPSQNALLVIEEAHNYFHKDNEFLEKLITEVRKFGLGLCIISQSPSSITPEVLKNTNTKIIHSIKSDFDKKILAESLSLDLSLYNAMDKLEIGEAIISAPNIKIPVIIKIKM, from the coding sequence ATGAATTCCCGTTTACCACCTTTAATCCTCATATCTGTAGGAGTCGCTCTACTATTATTTCAGATATATCATCTCCCGTTAGTCCTATTAGTACTCCCAATACTGTTAAGTATAGTTGCTGTATTATCGCAATACTTTCTCGGACGGAACAATATCATTTCAGATACAGTTAATAAACATCAGATCTTTGAAATTAAATCCAACAATAGAACATTCACGGGGGCCGTTCTAAAAATAAGCGGAAGAATTGAAGTAGACAAAAATAATGTGGGATTTCAAAAAGAATTAGAGAATCTGATGGAAACCATTGGCAGGCGTGACGTAGGTTTTGAATATTATGTAATTACTAACCTTTCTAAGAAAAAGGCCTCCTCTGCCCTCGTGATAATTAAAGAATGTTCTTCTTGTGAGGATGATATCTTGAATGAAGTTAGAGATCTGCAGGACATTAGCAAGGCTGTATCTCCTCACTTACACCTGGAAATTTCTCCAACATCTGAGAAATCAATACCCGTACCAACTTCTTGGGGGAACTTAGGTTATGCGAAAGTTTACCATAAGATAATAGACTCCCCGACTAACCTATCATTAAGCAACGATTATGATATTGAGCTAGGTGAAATGAAAACAGACCTAACATATGTAAAAACAGGAATAAAACTCGCCGATCTTACAAGACATATTGGGATCTTTGGTAGCACAGGGAGTGGGAAATCCACCACGGCATCTATTCTAATTAAAAGGTTATACGAAAGAGGTTACAAGAGCATAGTTCTGGACTGGCACGGAGAATATATTGATAAACTAAAATTTCTAAATATTAGAAATCAGGACAATATCTTTAAGATAAACCCCTTAAGGCTAGGAAATATAGAAGATATAGTCGAAATATTAGGTGACGTGCTTAACCTGACCGACCCCCAAAAATTCCTACTATATACAGTTTTGATACGAATAAGGAAAGTTGGTAAATTTGATCTTAAAACGTTAATACGAATCCTGCGAAGTGTAGATGAAACATCAAATTGGATGAGGGAGGTCAAGTATGGACTACTGAGAAAGATCTATCTTCTATTTGTAGGCGATGCTAAAAAAATATTTGATAATCAAATTGAAAAAATGGATCCAAATGAGCTCCTAAATTCGGTTATAGATTTAAGTTTTATTTCTAACTTGAGATTAAGAAGAATTTACAGTATGTTTATCATTAAAATAATTTCAGATTACTATATAAGAAATAAACCTAGTCAGAACGCTCTCTTAGTCATAGAGGAAGCCCACAATTACTTTCATAAAGATAATGAATTTCTAGAAAAACTCATAACGGAAGTTAGAAAATTTGGCTTAGGTTTGTGCATAATTTCACAATCGCCTTCCTCAATTACTCCAGAAGTTCTTAAAAATACAAATACTAAAATTATTCATAGCATAAAATCTGACTTTGATAAGAAAATACTTGCGGAGTCTCTTTCATTAGACCTTTCGCTTTACAATGCAATGGACAAATTAGAGATAGGAGAAGCCATAATATCTGCGCCTAATATAAAAATACCTGTAATAATAAAAATAAAAATGTAA
- a CDS encoding ubiquitin → MTKIILKGPLSNIFGREELQVPSGSLIDVLRFIDKTGVLLKGNRIRSGFMVLVNGKDIRLLKSYDLNLGSDDLIEIIPINHGG, encoded by the coding sequence ATGACAAAGATAATCCTAAAGGGGCCTCTATCAAATATTTTCGGAAGAGAGGAACTCCAAGTCCCTTCCGGGTCATTAATAGATGTACTTAGGTTCATCGATAAAACAGGTGTTCTCTTAAAGGGTAACAGGATCAGATCCGGCTTCATGGTATTAGTAAACGGAAAGGATATTAGATTATTGAAGTCGTATGACCTTAACTTAGGCAGTGATGATTTGATTGAAATCATCCCAATTAACCACGGCGGATAG
- a CDS encoding 30S ribosomal protein S17e has product MGNIYTRDIKRIGQEIFEKYKDQVSTDYGKNKELVKQVVDVYSKKVRNRIAGYITRRAKQTQRASTPQEDQEQLEE; this is encoded by the coding sequence ATGGGAAATATCTACACGAGGGACATCAAAAGGATCGGACAAGAAATATTCGAGAAATACAAGGATCAGGTCTCAACTGACTATGGAAAAAATAAAGAGCTCGTGAAACAGGTAGTTGACGTTTATTCTAAGAAAGTCAGGAACAGAATAGCTGGCTATATTACAAGAAGAGCCAAACAGACTCAAAGAGCTTCTACTCCGCAGGAAGACCAAGAGCAGTTAGAGGAGTGA
- the fbp gene encoding fructose-1,6-bisphosphate aldolase/phosphatase produces MRTTVSVIKADIGSLAGHHVVHPDTMAAANRVLAEAKRQGIILDYYITNVGDDLELIMSHTRGELDSKVHEVAWDSFKEATKVSKELGLYAAGQDLLSDTFSGNLKGMGPGMAELDIEERPSEPIAIFMADKTEPGAFNYPLYKMFADPFNTAGLVIDPTMNEGFKFEVLDVYEGQSVVLNSPEEIYYLLGLIGTPARYVVRRVYRKADNMIGSVTSIERLNLIAGKYVGKDDPVLIVRLQHGFPALGEALEAFSFPYLVPGWMRGSHYGPLMPVSQRDAKATRFDGPPRLIGLGFNVKNGRLTGPSDLFDDPAFDETRRTATIITDYMRRHGPFMPHRLEPTEMEYTTLPTIIEKLKDRFKKEESVAKAKPSIYSSKDQGMD; encoded by the coding sequence ATGAGAACTACCGTTAGCGTAATAAAGGCTGATATAGGTAGTTTAGCTGGTCACCATGTAGTTCACCCAGATACCATGGCAGCAGCAAATAGGGTTCTAGCTGAGGCCAAGAGACAAGGAATAATCCTAGATTATTATATTACCAACGTTGGGGACGACCTCGAACTCATAATGAGCCACACCAGAGGAGAGCTCGACTCCAAGGTTCATGAAGTAGCTTGGGATTCCTTCAAGGAGGCAACAAAGGTATCCAAGGAATTAGGGCTATATGCAGCGGGCCAAGACCTCCTTTCGGACACCTTTTCAGGAAATCTGAAAGGAATGGGCCCTGGAATGGCCGAACTGGACATAGAAGAAAGACCTTCTGAGCCAATAGCCATCTTCATGGCAGACAAGACCGAACCAGGAGCGTTCAACTACCCCCTGTACAAGATGTTTGCTGATCCGTTTAACACCGCAGGTCTAGTTATTGACCCAACGATGAATGAGGGATTCAAATTTGAGGTCTTGGATGTTTATGAGGGGCAAAGTGTGGTTTTGAATTCTCCTGAGGAGATATACTATTTATTAGGACTAATAGGTACCCCTGCTAGATATGTCGTTAGAAGAGTGTATAGAAAAGCGGACAATATGATTGGTTCTGTCACGTCTATTGAAAGATTAAACCTTATTGCAGGTAAATACGTTGGAAAAGATGACCCTGTATTAATAGTCAGACTACAACACGGTTTTCCTGCTCTTGGAGAGGCATTAGAGGCTTTTTCATTTCCCTATCTCGTTCCAGGATGGATGAGAGGGAGTCATTATGGTCCCTTAATGCCTGTATCTCAAAGAGATGCCAAAGCCACACGATTTGATGGACCGCCTAGGTTAATAGGATTAGGATTTAACGTTAAAAATGGTAGACTCACTGGACCCTCTGATCTATTTGATGACCCAGCCTTTGATGAAACTAGGAGAACAGCTACAATAATTACTGATTATATGAGGAGACATGGACCTTTCATGCCACATAGACTAGAACCCACAGAAATGGAGTATACTACATTACCTACCATAATCGAGAAACTGAAGGATAGGTTTAAGAAAGAAGAGAGTGTTGCTAAAGCAAAGCCTAGTATATACTCTTCCAAGGATCAAGGGATGGACTAA
- a CDS encoding ribosome biogenesis/translation initiation ATPase RLI: protein MRVAVINYESCKPDKCSLECVRFCPINRSGSKAIEIVQENKGKPVVYEETCIGCNICVKKCPFEAISIVNVPDNFSKEVVHRYGTNGFELFGLPILKSGYIIGLLGKNGAGKTTVLRIFSGEIIPNFGILDSQPSIDFVLKQLKGKELYSYFYNLYNKKIKVVHKIQYIEYTSRLLKGEVGELLKKVDERNKLDEIKELLYMEKIWNKDVRVLSGGELQKTLVAAALAREADVYAIDEPSSYLDIRERLNMAKAIRELTKNKYAIVVDHDLIVLDYVADFISILYGESAVYGKVSKTYSARVGINNFLNGYLPAENMRINDTKIEFFLKEVTDIDFNKNVQDKIKWNEIRKSLDGFDLEVEGGSAREGEVIGIVGPNGIGKTTFIRILAGDIQPDFGEVQPQGLALSYKPQRIVPDYDGSVREYLDSVSKDTLSSSSWFYTEVTRRLNLHKLLDSHVKNLSGGELQKLLVAGALAREAQIYLLDEPSSYLDVGERYIVAKAIKRITRERKSVTFVVDHDLAIHDYIADRIIVFSGNPGQSGHASVPLSVSKGMNKFLREVGLTFRRDSETGRPRANKVGSYLDRLQREKNEFYSMETITE from the coding sequence AGATTTTGTCCAATAAACAGATCAGGCAGCAAGGCCATAGAAATAGTCCAAGAAAATAAAGGCAAACCCGTAGTTTATGAGGAGACGTGCATTGGGTGCAACATTTGCGTTAAGAAGTGCCCATTCGAGGCCATATCCATAGTCAACGTTCCCGATAATTTCAGTAAAGAGGTAGTACATAGATATGGAACTAACGGCTTTGAATTGTTTGGTTTACCTATTTTGAAGAGTGGATATATTATCGGCCTTCTTGGAAAGAACGGAGCTGGGAAAACAACTGTTCTTAGAATATTTAGCGGGGAGATAATTCCAAATTTTGGAATCTTAGACTCTCAACCTTCAATAGATTTCGTACTTAAACAGCTAAAGGGAAAGGAACTCTATTCATATTTTTATAACTTATATAACAAAAAAATCAAAGTCGTACATAAAATACAATACATAGAATACACATCCAGGTTACTTAAAGGAGAAGTGGGGGAGCTGCTAAAGAAAGTAGATGAGAGAAACAAACTAGATGAGATAAAAGAGCTGCTTTACATGGAAAAAATTTGGAACAAGGATGTTAGAGTGCTTAGCGGTGGGGAGCTTCAGAAAACCCTCGTAGCTGCTGCACTTGCAAGGGAAGCCGACGTTTATGCTATAGATGAACCTTCATCATACTTGGATATCAGGGAAAGACTAAACATGGCTAAAGCCATAAGAGAGCTAACTAAGAATAAGTATGCCATAGTTGTTGATCATGACCTTATTGTTTTAGATTATGTGGCAGACTTTATCTCTATATTATATGGAGAAAGCGCTGTTTATGGAAAGGTGTCAAAGACCTACTCCGCCAGAGTAGGAATCAATAACTTTTTAAATGGATATTTGCCTGCAGAGAATATGAGAATAAATGATACAAAAATAGAATTCTTTCTTAAAGAGGTTACTGATATAGATTTTAATAAAAATGTACAAGATAAAATAAAGTGGAATGAAATTAGAAAAAGCCTAGATGGGTTCGATTTAGAAGTCGAAGGAGGATCTGCCAGAGAAGGGGAGGTGATTGGCATAGTCGGACCCAACGGCATAGGTAAAACTACGTTCATCAGAATACTTGCAGGTGATATTCAGCCCGATTTCGGCGAAGTACAACCTCAGGGACTTGCACTTTCCTATAAACCACAAAGGATCGTTCCAGATTATGACGGAAGCGTTAGAGAGTATTTAGATTCTGTTAGCAAGGATACCCTTTCCTCTTCCTCTTGGTTCTATACTGAAGTTACAAGAAGATTAAATCTTCACAAATTATTAGACTCTCACGTTAAAAATCTAAGCGGAGGAGAACTTCAGAAGCTTCTAGTCGCAGGAGCTCTAGCTAGGGAAGCGCAGATATATTTACTAGATGAGCCTTCATCATACTTGGACGTGGGAGAGAGGTACATCGTCGCCAAAGCAATAAAAAGAATTACAAGGGAAAGGAAAAGCGTTACATTTGTAGTGGATCATGATCTGGCTATTCATGATTATATAGCCGATAGGATAATTGTGTTTTCAGGAAATCCAGGGCAGTCCGGTCATGCGTCGGTCCCATTATCAGTTAGCAAGGGAATGAATAAGTTCTTGAGGGAGGTTGGATTAACCTTTCGTAGAGACTCAGAAACCGGCAGACCAAGAGCCAATAAGGTGGGAAGTTACCTGGATAGACTTCAAAGAGAGAAGAACGAGTTCTATTCGATGGAGACCATCACAGAATGA